A window of the Streptomyces sp. NBC_00250 genome harbors these coding sequences:
- a CDS encoding protein kinase domain-containing protein, protein MGTVWRARDLALHREVALKEVRPPDPALAEYDPEGARELRIRVLREARALARVAHPQVVTIHHIVDGGEGTYPWLVMELVAGGSLQDRLDRGDLTAGEAATLGRGILAGLRAAHAAGIQHRDIKPANILLRPDGQPVLTDFGIAAIHGATALTAAGSIIGTPDYMAPERVAGEEGGPPADLWSLAMTLYVAVEGHHPLRRANTLATLAAVLGEDVPPPRRAGPLTRVLTGVLIRNPAARPEGAVLDRMLAEVETETAAEAQAPREAETSVAAGGGGHRAVDAEPKDAVPAGAGSAGTHAPTPPAEIRPDSGAQGSAQPTALPQGVGARGTTASPSVPPSGPGVDVAAADTATAFRLAPPAPASAPPAPPAPPPQPPTTSTTRKRLRGTYAAAAGAAVVLSGVLVWNLLPLGGEKSDGEGNRTAGKPSGQGSPSSSSSSSSSPSTPSTGASAANPSGGADTLTVGIKFDQPGLGFKNPDGTYAGLDVDVATYIASGLGYRPSDILWKEVRSSTRESLLSGGDVDLVVATYTMNSLRDKKVDFVGPYFMAHQDVLLAADNTFVKSRTDLNGLKVCTATGSSTALLIRTNLAPQAQVVTHDSYARCISDLASGAVDAVTTDDTLLAGYAQQDAYKGRFRIAGFRITDEPYAIGVPEGGDREGTIQRVLQKMIDDGSWKKAVEKNLPLLRTATPPVQQWSSSEGPS, encoded by the coding sequence ATGGGGACCGTGTGGAGAGCACGGGACCTGGCACTCCACCGTGAGGTCGCCCTCAAGGAGGTCCGCCCGCCCGACCCGGCGCTGGCCGAGTACGACCCCGAGGGCGCCCGGGAGCTCCGCATCCGGGTTCTGCGGGAGGCCCGGGCACTCGCCCGCGTGGCGCACCCCCAGGTGGTGACCATCCATCACATCGTCGACGGCGGCGAAGGCACCTACCCGTGGCTCGTCATGGAACTGGTCGCCGGCGGCTCGCTCCAGGACCGGCTCGACCGGGGCGACCTCACCGCCGGCGAGGCTGCCACCCTGGGACGCGGGATCCTGGCGGGCCTACGCGCCGCCCACGCAGCAGGCATCCAGCACCGGGACATCAAGCCCGCGAACATCCTGCTGCGGCCCGACGGACAGCCCGTGCTCACGGACTTCGGCATCGCGGCGATCCACGGGGCCACCGCCCTCACCGCCGCCGGCTCGATCATCGGCACGCCCGACTACATGGCGCCCGAGCGCGTCGCCGGCGAGGAGGGCGGGCCGCCCGCCGACCTGTGGTCGCTGGCGATGACGCTGTACGTCGCGGTCGAGGGTCACCATCCCCTGCGCCGGGCCAACACGCTCGCCACGCTCGCGGCCGTCCTCGGCGAGGACGTGCCGCCGCCTCGGCGTGCGGGACCGCTGACGCGGGTCCTGACGGGCGTGCTGATACGGAACCCGGCGGCGCGTCCCGAAGGCGCAGTGCTCGACCGGATGCTGGCCGAGGTCGAAACGGAGACGGCAGCAGAAGCTCAAGCTCCACGTGAGGCCGAGACTTCGGTCGCGGCCGGGGGTGGTGGACACCGCGCCGTCGACGCCGAGCCGAAGGACGCGGTACCGGCGGGCGCCGGTTCGGCCGGGACACACGCGCCGACGCCGCCGGCGGAGATCCGACCCGACTCGGGCGCACAGGGATCGGCGCAGCCCACCGCACTCCCGCAGGGCGTCGGCGCACGGGGAACGACGGCCTCCCCGTCGGTCCCACCGTCCGGCCCCGGCGTCGACGTCGCCGCTGCCGACACCGCCACGGCCTTCCGTCTCGCGCCCCCGGCTCCCGCCTCAGCACCGCCCGCCCCACCTGCACCGCCGCCCCAGCCGCCCACGACGTCCACGACGCGGAAGCGGCTCCGCGGGACCTATGCCGCGGCGGCCGGGGCCGCCGTCGTGCTGAGCGGTGTGCTCGTCTGGAACCTCCTTCCCCTCGGCGGGGAGAAGTCCGACGGCGAGGGGAACCGCACCGCGGGCAAGCCCAGCGGCCAGGGCTCTCCCTCGTCCTCCTCGTCCTCGTCTTCATCGCCGTCCACGCCGTCCACGGGTGCGTCTGCGGCGAACCCGTCCGGCGGCGCCGACACACTCACCGTCGGGATCAAGTTCGACCAGCCCGGTCTCGGCTTCAAGAACCCGGACGGCACATACGCGGGCCTCGACGTGGACGTGGCGACCTACATCGCCTCGGGACTCGGCTACCGCCCCTCCGACATCCTGTGGAAGGAGGTGCGGAGTTCCACCCGCGAGTCCCTCCTCTCCGGGGGCGACGTCGACCTCGTCGTGGCCACGTACACGATGAATTCCCTACGGGACAAGAAGGTCGACTTCGTCGGTCCCTACTTCATGGCCCATCAGGACGTCCTGCTCGCCGCGGACAACACCTTCGTCAAGAGCCGGACGGATCTCAACGGCCTGAAGGTCTGCACGGCCACGGGCTCCAGCACCGCGCTCCTGATCCGGACGAATCTCGCCCCTCAGGCGCAGGTCGTGACCCACGACAGCTATGCGCGCTGCATCAGCGACCTCGCCTCGGGTGCCGTCGACGCCGTCACCACCGACGACACGCTGCTCGCCGGTTACGCCCAGCAGGACGCGTACAAGGGCCGTTTCAGAATCGCCGGCTTCCGCATCACCGACGAGCCCTACGCCATCGGTGTTCCGGAGGGCGGCGACCGCGAGGGCACCATCCAGCGGGTTCTCCAGAAGATGATCGACGACGGTTCCTGGAAGAAGGCCGTCGAGAAGAACCTCCCGCTCCTGCGGACGGCCACGCCGCCGGTCCAGCAGTGGTCCTCCAGCGAAGGACCCTCCTAG
- a CDS encoding PPOX class F420-dependent oxidoreductase, whose translation MTRMTDDQWRTFVSEGTRTGKLATVRDDGSPHVVPVWFLLDGDEFVFNTGKDTVKGRNLARDGRVSLCVDDDTPPFAFVSLSGHAELSENTAELRHWAGRIGARYMGEDRADEFGERNAVPGELLVRVRIHKVVAQAGVAD comes from the coding sequence ATGACGAGGATGACCGACGATCAGTGGCGGACCTTCGTGTCCGAGGGAACCCGTACCGGCAAGCTTGCGACCGTCCGCGACGACGGCAGTCCGCACGTCGTACCGGTCTGGTTCCTTCTCGACGGGGACGAGTTCGTGTTCAACACGGGCAAGGACACGGTGAAGGGACGCAACCTCGCCCGCGACGGACGCGTCTCCCTGTGCGTCGACGACGACACCCCGCCCTTCGCCTTCGTCTCGCTCAGCGGACACGCCGAACTCAGCGAGAACACGGCGGAGTTGCGGCACTGGGCCGGTCGCATCGGCGCCCGCTACATGGGCGAGGACCGGGCGGACGAGTTCGGGGAGCGCAATGCGGTCCCGGGCGAACTCCTCGTCCGGGTACGCATCCACAAGGTGGTCGCCCAGGCCGGCGTGGCCGACTAG
- a CDS encoding DUF742 domain-containing protein yields MNEDSTGGGPPVPGSQWYDADAGPLVRPYAMTGGRTKPGPSNVRFDLIALVVVDDDPPGPAEESLLGPEHRSLLALCRAETQSVAELSADADLPVGVVRVLLGDLLESGFVRVSRPVPPAQLPDERILREVIDGLRAL; encoded by the coding sequence ATGAACGAGGACAGCACCGGCGGCGGCCCGCCCGTGCCGGGCAGTCAGTGGTACGACGCCGACGCCGGACCGCTCGTACGCCCGTACGCGATGACGGGTGGCCGGACCAAGCCCGGGCCCAGCAACGTACGGTTCGACCTCATCGCCCTCGTCGTCGTGGACGACGACCCTCCCGGACCGGCCGAGGAGTCCCTCCTCGGACCCGAGCACCGGTCCCTGCTCGCCCTGTGCAGGGCCGAGACCCAGTCGGTGGCCGAACTCTCCGCCGACGCGGACCTGCCCGTCGGTGTCGTCCGGGTCCTCCTCGGGGACCTCCTCGAATCGGGCTTCGTGCGCGTCAGCCGGCCCGTACCCCCCGCACAGCTCCCCGACGAAAGAATCCTGAGGGAAGTAATCGATGGCCTACGAGCGCTCTGA
- a CDS encoding class I SAM-dependent methyltransferase, whose translation MSDDPTHVREFFGARAADWDSRFPDDGPAYAAAVNELGLRPGDAVLDAGCGTGRALPPLRAAVGPSGTVLGADLTPEMLERAVAAGRGGTDDTATLLLADVGRLPVGDGSLDAVFGAGLISHLAEPVADLRELARAVRPGGRLALFHPIGRAALAARHGRQITPDDLRAEPRLRLVLAEAGWRLVSYVDEDTRFLAMAVRES comes from the coding sequence ATGAGCGATGACCCCACACACGTCCGAGAGTTCTTCGGCGCTCGCGCCGCCGACTGGGACAGCCGGTTCCCCGACGACGGCCCCGCGTACGCGGCCGCGGTGAACGAGCTCGGACTGCGCCCGGGCGACGCGGTGCTCGACGCCGGCTGCGGGACCGGGCGGGCACTGCCGCCGCTCCGCGCCGCCGTCGGCCCCTCCGGAACCGTACTCGGCGCCGATCTCACCCCCGAGATGCTCGAACGGGCCGTCGCCGCCGGGCGCGGCGGCACGGACGACACCGCGACGCTGCTGCTCGCCGACGTCGGACGCCTGCCGGTGGGAGACGGCTCCCTCGACGCCGTCTTCGGCGCGGGGCTCATCTCGCACCTCGCGGAACCAGTGGCCGACCTGCGTGAACTCGCCCGGGCCGTACGGCCCGGCGGCCGGCTCGCCCTCTTCCACCCGATCGGCCGGGCCGCGCTCGCGGCCCGGCACGGCCGGCAGATCACCCCGGACGACCTGCGCGCCGAGCCCCGGCTTCGCCTCGTACTCGCCGAAGCGGGCTGGCGGCTCGTCAGTTACGTCGACGAGGACACGCGCTTTCTGGCCATGGCCGTCCGCGAGAGCTGA
- a CDS encoding GTP-binding protein, translating to MAYERSESTGADDGADTTALALKILVAGGFGVGKTTLVGAVSEIRPLRTEEQLSRAGESVDDTGGVDQKTTTTVAMDFGRITIRSGLSLYLFGTPGQDRFWFLWDELSQGALGAVVLADTRRLEDCFPAVDYFEHRKIPFVVAVNCFTGARTYGAADVSRALDLDRGTPVVLCDARDRDSGKEVLIRLVEYAGRMHTARLLDTVG from the coding sequence ATGGCCTACGAGCGCTCTGAGAGCACCGGCGCGGACGACGGCGCGGACACCACCGCCCTCGCCCTGAAGATCCTGGTCGCCGGTGGATTCGGCGTGGGCAAGACCACCCTCGTCGGCGCGGTCAGCGAGATCCGGCCGCTCCGCACCGAGGAACAGCTCAGCCGTGCGGGGGAGTCGGTCGACGACACCGGGGGAGTCGACCAGAAGACCACCACGACCGTCGCCATGGACTTCGGCCGCATCACCATCCGCTCCGGGCTCTCCCTCTACCTCTTCGGGACACCCGGCCAGGACAGGTTCTGGTTCCTGTGGGACGAGCTGTCACAGGGCGCGCTGGGGGCGGTCGTCCTCGCCGACACACGGCGACTCGAGGACTGCTTCCCGGCGGTCGACTACTTCGAGCACCGGAAGATCCCGTTCGTCGTCGCCGTCAACTGCTTCACGGGCGCGCGTACGTACGGAGCTGCCGACGTGTCCCGCGCGCTCGACCTGGACCGGGGCACGCCCGTCGTGCTGTGCGACGCGCGCGACCGCGACTCCGGGAAGGAAGTGCTCATCCGCCTGGTCGAGTACGCCGGACGGATGCACACCGCCCGGCTCCTCGACACGGTCGGCTGA
- a CDS encoding MHYT domain-containing protein produces MGHLDHATFGWLTPALSYAMACVGAALGLRCTVRALDATGRSRRNWLLTAASAIGTGIWTMHFVAMLGFGVTGTDIRYDVPLTILSLVVAMAVVGLGVFAVGYGRDRVRSLLIGGLTTGIGVASMHYMGMAALRLHGEVRFDPLLVGLSVLIAVVAATAALWAALNIHSPAAVAVASLVMGAAVSSMHYTGMFAVRVDVVPSSATLPGATVMQFIFPLAVGLGSYLFITSAFVALSPTARERAAYASAGRLTEPDERAVDVAPPGFRTARAVRTPMN; encoded by the coding sequence ATGGGACACCTGGACCACGCCACCTTCGGCTGGCTGACACCTGCACTGTCGTACGCGATGGCCTGCGTCGGCGCCGCCCTCGGGCTGCGCTGCACCGTGCGAGCGCTCGACGCGACCGGCCGCTCGCGGCGGAACTGGCTGCTCACGGCGGCCTCCGCGATCGGCACCGGCATCTGGACGATGCACTTCGTGGCGATGCTCGGCTTCGGTGTGACCGGCACCGACATCCGCTACGACGTTCCGCTCACCATTCTCAGCCTGGTCGTCGCGATGGCCGTCGTCGGCCTCGGCGTGTTCGCCGTCGGCTACGGACGCGACAGGGTCCGCTCACTCCTGATCGGCGGGCTCACCACGGGCATCGGCGTGGCGAGCATGCACTACATGGGCATGGCGGCCCTCCGACTCCACGGCGAGGTCCGGTTCGACCCCCTGCTCGTCGGCCTCTCCGTGCTCATCGCCGTCGTCGCCGCCACCGCCGCCCTCTGGGCGGCCCTCAACATCCACTCGCCCGCCGCCGTGGCCGTCGCCTCGCTCGTGATGGGCGCGGCCGTCAGCAGCATGCACTACACGGGCATGTTCGCGGTGCGGGTGGATGTGGTCCCCTCCTCCGCGACCCTGCCCGGGGCCACGGTCATGCAGTTCATCTTCCCGCTCGCCGTCGGCCTCGGCTCGTACCTCTTCATCACCTCCGCCTTCGTCGCCCTTTCCCCCACGGCCAGGGAACGGGCCGCGTACGCCTCGGCCGGGCGCCTCACCGAGCCGGACGAGCGCGCGGTGGACGTCGCACCTCCCGGCTTCCGCACCGCCCGGGCCGTCCGTACGCCCATGAACTGA
- a CDS encoding sensor histidine kinase, whose amino-acid sequence MRTPRRTNDAEASAPPSAAARGRRAHAGPPADEPGEPTPEAFPTTARTAATHAPPAPPAAEAGPFRPPRGGLRPRTVRAKIVSLLMVPVVSLLALWGFATVTTAQDVARLRQLQRVDAEIREPVTAAVAALQAERRAAVRQIAAPGATRVAELKDRIRRTDEAVDRLRLNDTHTVGDAGDLPGDVGERVTVFVGKVAGLARLRTAATDGRADGNQVYEEYTAAVSAAFAVGGALTGIQDTRQGSDARVLLEFGRAGEMLSREDALLTAAHLDGRFASDRLRAFAGAVETRRTLTASATADLPAAERAAWARLAAGGDHTRLTRAEGRILAADPGRPAAQAVTSADWDDTLAAVRSGLTAIETDARTVAADRADPFAGGVLTAGGAAVVLGLAAVAASLVISVRIGRGLVVELVSLRNTALGIARGKLPAAMRRLRAGEEIDVQAEAPPGPVSQDEIGQVGEALTTVHRAALSAAVERAELASGISGVFVNLARRSQVLVHRQLNLLDSMERRADDPNELGDLFRLDHLTTRMRRHAESLIILSGAAPGRAWRMPVPLTNVVRAAVSEIEDYARVEVRRLPETAVVGGAVADLTHLLAELIENAAQFSPPHTKVRVSGEPVGNGYALEIEDRGLGMGKDTLAEANARIAQSEALDLFDSDRLGLFVVSRLSSRHDIKVQLRTSPYGGTTAVVLLPTDLLQGALPPGRGTPATGNGTDTPHTGTPQVRDPRMPAAGGGEPGADHRQSRDEQVTGDRFGPDGFSADRLGADRRTDDGRAAREREEAHRAEARRFGRPQVSRAPAQAGPPAPAIGGGAPAGPVPAPRRTAPQPPTGARPGVLPKEAGGARPPLPPQAAPSSRPQPLPRPTAVPALAPSPQAGPPPAGVTELRRRGPSVPPTAREQQPGTPAGHAGSAGRGDDPEGELPRRVRQANLVPQLREAPAAAPVFVPAAPETDARTPEVVRDRMAAYRDGWQRGGGAAPGSRRPLGTGTGHTPGHGTTPLDDPRPEGDQA is encoded by the coding sequence ATGCGAACTCCCCGCAGAACCAACGACGCCGAGGCGTCGGCGCCGCCGTCGGCGGCCGCGCGCGGGCGGCGCGCACACGCCGGGCCGCCCGCCGACGAGCCGGGGGAGCCCACCCCCGAGGCCTTCCCGACCACCGCACGCACGGCCGCCACCCACGCGCCGCCCGCTCCTCCCGCCGCCGAGGCGGGTCCCTTCCGCCCGCCGCGTGGCGGCCTGCGCCCCCGTACCGTCCGCGCCAAGATCGTCTCGCTCCTGATGGTCCCGGTCGTCTCGCTCCTCGCGCTGTGGGGATTCGCCACCGTCACCACGGCGCAGGACGTCGCCCGGCTCCGTCAGCTCCAGCGCGTCGACGCCGAGATCCGTGAACCCGTCACGGCCGCCGTCGCCGCCCTCCAGGCCGAACGGCGCGCTGCCGTACGGCAGATCGCGGCACCAGGCGCCACCCGGGTCGCCGAGCTCAAGGACCGGATACGCCGCACGGACGAGGCCGTCGACCGGCTCCGGCTGAACGACACGCACACCGTCGGCGACGCCGGAGACCTGCCCGGGGACGTCGGGGAGCGGGTGACCGTGTTCGTCGGCAAGGTCGCGGGCCTCGCCAGGCTCCGTACCGCCGCCACCGACGGACGGGCCGACGGGAACCAGGTGTACGAGGAGTACACCGCGGCGGTCTCCGCCGCCTTCGCCGTCGGCGGTGCGCTCACCGGCATCCAGGACACCCGACAGGGATCCGACGCGCGCGTACTCCTGGAATTCGGTCGGGCCGGCGAGATGCTGTCCCGCGAGGACGCCCTCCTCACCGCCGCCCATCTCGACGGCCGGTTCGCCTCGGACCGGCTCCGCGCCTTCGCCGGCGCCGTCGAGACCCGGCGTACCCTCACCGCCTCGGCCACCGCCGACCTGCCCGCCGCCGAACGCGCCGCGTGGGCCCGGCTCGCCGCCGGCGGAGACCACACGAGGCTCACCCGGGCGGAGGGCCGGATCCTCGCGGCCGACCCCGGCCGCCCCGCCGCCCAGGCGGTCACCTCCGCGGACTGGGACGACACCCTCGCCGCCGTACGGAGCGGCCTCACCGCGATCGAGACCGACGCGCGCACCGTCGCGGCCGACAGAGCCGACCCCTTCGCGGGCGGTGTGCTCACCGCGGGCGGCGCGGCGGTCGTTCTCGGCCTCGCGGCCGTCGCCGCCTCACTCGTCATCTCCGTACGGATCGGCCGCGGCCTCGTCGTCGAACTCGTCAGCCTCCGCAACACCGCCCTCGGCATCGCACGCGGCAAACTCCCCGCCGCCATGCGCCGGCTGCGCGCCGGAGAGGAGATCGACGTCCAGGCCGAGGCCCCGCCGGGACCCGTCTCCCAGGACGAGATCGGTCAGGTCGGCGAGGCCCTCACCACCGTCCACCGCGCGGCCCTCTCCGCCGCCGTCGAACGCGCCGAACTCGCCAGCGGCATCTCCGGCGTCTTCGTCAACCTCGCCCGCCGCAGCCAGGTCCTCGTCCACCGCCAGCTCAACCTCCTCGACAGCATGGAGCGGCGAGCCGACGACCCCAACGAACTCGGCGACCTCTTCCGGCTCGACCACCTCACCACCCGGATGCGCCGCCACGCCGAGAGCCTCATCATCCTCTCGGGTGCCGCTCCCGGCCGCGCCTGGCGGATGCCCGTCCCCCTCACCAACGTCGTCCGCGCCGCCGTCTCCGAGATCGAGGACTACGCGCGCGTGGAGGTGCGCCGGCTCCCCGAGACGGCCGTGGTGGGCGGCGCCGTCGCCGACCTCACCCACCTCCTCGCCGAACTCATCGAGAACGCCGCCCAGTTCTCCCCGCCCCACACCAAGGTCCGCGTCAGCGGCGAACCCGTCGGCAACGGCTACGCCCTGGAGATCGAGGACCGCGGACTCGGCATGGGCAAGGACACCCTCGCCGAGGCCAACGCACGCATCGCCCAGTCCGAGGCCCTCGACCTCTTCGACAGCGACCGCCTCGGCCTCTTCGTGGTCAGCCGGCTCTCCTCCCGCCACGACATCAAGGTCCAGCTGCGGACCTCCCCGTACGGCGGCACCACGGCCGTCGTGCTGCTTCCGACCGACCTCCTCCAGGGCGCACTGCCACCCGGCCGCGGCACCCCGGCGACCGGCAACGGAACCGACACGCCCCACACGGGAACGCCCCAGGTGCGCGATCCCCGGATGCCGGCCGCCGGCGGGGGAGAGCCGGGCGCGGACCACCGACAGAGCCGCGACGAGCAGGTGACGGGCGACCGGTTCGGCCCCGACGGCTTCAGCGCCGACCGCCTCGGCGCCGACCGGCGGACGGACGACGGGCGCGCCGCACGAGAGCGGGAGGAGGCGCATCGCGCCGAGGCGCGCCGCTTCGGCCGCCCCCAGGTGTCCCGCGCCCCGGCGCAGGCCGGTCCGCCCGCCCCCGCCATCGGTGGAGGAGCCCCCGCCGGGCCCGTTCCGGCGCCCCGCCGGACCGCTCCGCAGCCGCCGACCGGCGCGCGGCCGGGAGTCCTGCCCAAGGAGGCGGGTGGCGCACGGCCGCCGCTCCCGCCGCAGGCCGCACCGTCCTCACGGCCGCAGCCCCTGCCGCGTCCGACCGCCGTCCCCGCGCTCGCGCCGTCGCCGCAGGCCGGGCCTCCGCCCGCCGGGGTCACCGAACTGCGCCGCCGCGGTCCCTCCGTACCGCCGACGGCACGGGAACAGCAGCCCGGCACGCCCGCAGGCCACGCGGGTTCTGCCGGACGCGGCGACGACCCGGAGGGTGAACTGCCCCGTCGCGTACGGCAGGCGAACCTCGTCCCGCAGCTGCGCGAGGCGCCCGCCGCCGCACCCGTCTTCGTGCCGGCCGCGCCGGAAACGGACGCCCGCACCCCGGAGGTGGTACGCGACCGGATGGCGGCCTACCGGGACGGCTGGCAGCGCGGCGGCGGCGCGGCCCCGGGCAGCAGACGCCCCCTCGGCACCGGCACCGGACACACCCCGGGCCACGGCACGACCCCCCTCGACGACCCCCGCCCCGAAGGAGACCAGGCATGA
- a CDS encoding roadblock/LC7 domain-containing protein, which translates to MIDHERISHHRSGELDWLLDDLVMRVREVRHTVVLSNDGLAVGASNGLSREDAEHLAAIASGFNSLAKGAGRQFHTGGVRQTMVEMDDGFLFVAAAGDGSCLAVLSSVSADIGLIAYEMARLVKRVGEHLHTPPRLTVTPPAAG; encoded by the coding sequence ATGATCGACCACGAGAGGATCTCTCACCACCGGTCCGGTGAACTCGACTGGCTCCTCGACGACCTCGTCATGCGGGTCCGGGAAGTCCGCCACACCGTCGTGCTCTCCAACGACGGACTCGCCGTCGGGGCCTCCAACGGACTCAGCCGGGAGGACGCCGAACATCTGGCCGCCATCGCCTCCGGCTTCAACAGCCTCGCCAAGGGCGCGGGTCGCCAGTTCCACACGGGCGGCGTCCGCCAGACCATGGTCGAGATGGACGACGGCTTCCTCTTCGTCGCCGCGGCGGGGGACGGATCCTGCCTCGCCGTCCTCAGCTCGGTGAGCGCCGACATCGGCCTCATCGCCTACGAGATGGCCCGCCTCGTCAAGCGCGTCGGCGAGCACCTGCACACCCCGCCGCGGCTCACGGTGACCCCGCCGGCCGCCGGCTGA